A genomic segment from Bacillus cereus G9842 encodes:
- a CDS encoding DUF1540 domain-containing protein has product MPEVRCSVSNCSFWGQGNFCQASAIVVQPDADETGQTENDSYTAAVLTNETLESSVATSVETCCHTFKPKY; this is encoded by the coding sequence ATGCCAGAAGTAAGATGTTCTGTTTCCAACTGTTCTTTTTGGGGACAAGGTAACTTTTGTCAAGCAAGTGCGATCGTCGTTCAGCCTGATGCAGATGAAACTGGTCAAACTGAAAATGATTCATATACAGCTGCTGTTTTAACAAACGAGACGCTAGAAAGTTCTGTAGCAACGAGTGTAGAGACTTGTTGTCATACATTTAAGCCTAAATATTAA
- a CDS encoding thioredoxin family protein, with the protein MKKMLIFGGIIIALFVAIFAVTQMEEKNATSQKIDNPTESKTNGSDYYTNKISLSDLQKNLKEKKEETVYFYQTSCVHCQKLSPVVVPMAKDLNVDMKVMDIEKLDAPWDEYKIQGTPTIIHFKDGKEVSRISGEQPKDKLKEWLEQTKK; encoded by the coding sequence ATGAAAAAAATGCTTATATTTGGTGGTATTATTATCGCCTTGTTCGTGGCAATTTTTGCAGTAACACAAATGGAAGAAAAAAATGCTACTAGCCAAAAAATTGATAATCCTACTGAAAGTAAGACAAACGGTTCTGACTACTACACAAATAAAATCTCTCTTTCAGATCTTCAAAAGAACTTAAAAGAGAAAAAAGAAGAAACAGTATACTTTTATCAAACATCTTGCGTTCATTGCCAAAAATTATCTCCTGTCGTAGTGCCGATGGCTAAAGACTTGAACGTTGATATGAAAGTTATGGATATTGAAAAATTAGATGCTCCTTGGGATGAATATAAAATTCAAGGTACACCAACAATCATTCATTTTAAAGATGGCAAAGAAGTAAGCCGTATTAGCGGTGAACAGCCAAAAGACAAATTAAAAGAATGGCTTGAGCAAACGAAAAAGTAA